Proteins encoded by one window of Dioscorea cayenensis subsp. rotundata cultivar TDr96_F1 chromosome 20, TDr96_F1_v2_PseudoChromosome.rev07_lg8_w22 25.fasta, whole genome shotgun sequence:
- the LOC120251911 gene encoding AAA-ATPase At3g50940-like, which yields MALPDNNKVMRSTKDFLTTAASLAATAVVARTVINDLVPYELRDYILSGINYLRSRSSSHDLIIVIEEKDGYTPNHVYQAAMAYLSSKPSSSMRRIKVRKHDEDKNLVVSLDQGEEMIDVFEGIEFKWCLVCSQQESSNKDNGLGMLAESRSFELSFKKKHKDTALNVYVPWILDWWKAFQDQDKTLKLYMNEGDCWCPINLHHPATFETLAMDPDLKRSVMDDLARFVKRKDYYKRIGKAWKRGYLLYGPPGTGKSSLIAAMANFLKFDIYDLELTEVNWNSSLRRLLMGTSNKSIIVVEDIDCSVQLPNRDTSDNSNDEKVTLSGLLNFVDGLWSSCGEERIIVFTTNYKEKLDLALLRPGRMDMHIHMGYCSPSAFRILASNYHNIDDHPLFEEIETLIKEVEITPAAIAEELMRSDDVDVALQGLVDCLQHLKLEVNKPKSGVDDVDKAEVKDVDSTQNESQQDG from the exons ATGGCTTTGCCTGATAATAACAAAGTCATGAGATCCACCAAAGATTTCCTTACAACCGCTGCATCTCTCGCTGCCACGGCCGTGGTCGCCCGCACTGTGATCAATGATCTCGTCCCTTATGAGCTTCGTGACTACATCTTATCCGGTATCAACTACCTCCGCAGTCGATCCTCATCTCATGACCTCATAATTGTTATCGAAGAGAAGGACGGATACACTCCCAATCATGTATACCAAGCCGCTATGGCCTACTTGAGCTCGAAGCCATCATCGTCTATGCGGCGAATAAAAGTGCGGAAACATGATGAGGATAAGAATTTGGTTGTCTCGCTTGATCAAGGGGAGGAAATGATTGATGTGTTTGAAGGTATCGAATTCAAATGGTGTTTGGTTTGCTCGCAGCAAGAGAGCTCCAACAAAGACAATGGATTGGGCATGCTTGCTGAATCACGTTCCTTTGAGCTCTCTTTCAAAAAGAAGCATAAAGACACTGCTTTGAATGTCTATGTACCATGGATTTTGGATTGGTGGAAGGCATTCCAAGATCAAGACAAGACGCTAAAGCTTTATATGAATGAAGGTGATTGTTGGTGTCCTATAAATCTACACCATCCTGCAACGTTTGAGACACTCGCTATGGATCCTGATCTCAAGCGAAGTGTGATGGATGATTTGGCAAGGTTTGTGAAGAGGAAGGACTATTACAAGAGGATCGGTAAGGCTTGGAAGCGTGGTTATTTGTTATACGGGCCACCGGGGACCGGCAAGTCGAGTTTGATTGCGGCCATGGCTAACTTTCTCAAGTTTGATATCTATGATCTTGAGCTCACTGAAGTTAATTGGAATTCTTCTTTGAGGAGATTGTTGATGGGCACATCCAACAAGTCTATAATTGTGGTTGAAGACATTGATTGTTCAGTTCAGCTTCCAAATAGAGATACCTCTGACAATTCCAACGATGAAaag gTTACTCTCTCTGGACTATTGAACTTTGTTGATGGTCTTTGGTCAAGTTGTGGCGAGGAAAGGATTATTGTGTTCACAacaaattataaagaaaaacttGATCTAGCATTATTGCGGCCTGGTCGAATGGATATGCACATCCACATGGGTTATTGCAGCCCATCTGCATTCAGAATTTTGGCTTCCAACTACCATAATATAGATGATCACCCACTGTTTGAAGAGATTGAAACATTGATCAAAGAAGTTGAGATCACCCCTGCTGCCATTGCTGAAGAGTTGATGAGAagtgatgatgttgatgttgcACTTCAGGGACTAGTTGATTGCCTTCAACACCTGAAATTAGAAGTAAATAAACCCAAATCTGGAGTAGATGATGTCGATAAAGCTGAGGTAAAAGATGTTGACAGCACACAGAATGAAAGTCAACAAGATGGATGA